In Ktedonobacteraceae bacterium, one genomic interval encodes:
- a CDS encoding glycosyltransferase family 1 protein, whose protein sequence is MSETSLRVGIDLTGIWRRPTGIFRYALEVAKHLLLLPESEPHIRYVLFFAREIHPEFVPLQDSFDAVICPTTNELVIKQFWFPCVLPRLRLDVIHYPSFPPPYIQPFGPRTVMTLHDAGPWRYADALTLHGRLYFRTLLARGTRTCSRVIAVSEHAKVEIAHFLGGRYLSKISVIPEAARPAFAVACSDSFKDEVRTRYELPARYFFTVSTVEPRKNLVTLLDAYARLRKELGSSCPPLVIVGRKGWNCDDILGYMSDLQETVRFPGHVSDEELIALYQMATCLVFPSLYEGFGLPVVEAMMAGCPVITSTTSSLPEVAGDAALLVDPLDPSEIAATMKKVLQDEQLRASMIAKGHSWSSRFSWERTAEMTRNAYLIAAGINIPSVSGHQ, encoded by the coding sequence ATGTCTGAAACATCACTACGCGTGGGCATTGACCTTACCGGAATCTGGCGCAGACCTACCGGAATATTTCGTTACGCATTAGAAGTTGCCAAACACCTGCTCTTGCTGCCGGAAAGCGAGCCGCATATTCGCTACGTCCTCTTTTTTGCGCGCGAAATTCATCCAGAATTCGTGCCCCTGCAAGACTCGTTTGATGCTGTGATCTGCCCGACGACGAATGAACTCGTCATCAAGCAATTCTGGTTCCCGTGCGTATTGCCGCGCCTGCGCCTGGATGTGATCCATTATCCCTCGTTTCCCCCTCCATACATTCAACCATTCGGGCCGCGCACCGTCATGACCTTGCATGATGCCGGACCCTGGCGTTATGCTGACGCTTTAACACTGCATGGGCGCCTCTACTTCCGCACGCTGCTGGCACGCGGTACTCGCACCTGCTCGCGCGTGATTGCCGTCTCTGAGCATGCAAAAGTAGAGATCGCGCATTTCCTGGGTGGACGTTACCTCTCCAAGATTTCTGTCATTCCCGAGGCGGCGCGGCCCGCCTTTGCTGTAGCATGCAGTGATTCCTTTAAGGACGAGGTTCGAACACGCTATGAACTTCCTGCTCGCTACTTCTTCACGGTCTCAACCGTTGAGCCGCGTAAAAACCTCGTAACATTGCTCGATGCCTATGCAAGGCTGAGAAAAGAGCTAGGTTCTTCGTGCCCGCCGCTGGTTATTGTTGGACGCAAAGGATGGAATTGTGACGATATTCTTGGTTATATGTCCGACCTGCAAGAGACCGTTCGTTTCCCAGGCCATGTATCGGACGAAGAACTGATTGCCCTCTATCAAATGGCTACCTGCCTGGTATTTCCCTCCTTATATGAAGGCTTTGGGCTGCCCGTGGTTGAAGCAATGATGGCCGGTTGCCCGGTGATTACTTCAACCACCTCCTCATTGCCAGAAGTAGCAGGCGATGCCGCCCTGCTTGTCGATCCACTTGATCCCTCGGAAATTGCCGCTACCATGAAAAAGGTGTTGCAGGACGAGCAACTGAGAGCGAGCATGATCGCAAAAGGGCACTCCTGGTCATCGCGCTTCTCCTGGGAAAGGACGGCTGAAATGACCAGGAATGCCTATCTCATAGCGGCGGGAATAAATATTCCTTCCGTATCAGGCCACCAGTAG
- a CDS encoding glycosyltransferase family 4 protein, whose protein sequence is MSDEIKRPRIAFVTPMDPRDKRAWSGTLFYTAQALQKYCGEVIHIGAPAQGNSSSKQALYKKLRFLLKKYAPYNPFFSIGRKYFVCEYRIFTAKRYAKFANAALASQSFDVLVAPASTTEIAFIHTHLPIVLIEDATFASLHNYYPQYSGLPERSVRSMNALSQNAIKKASMLIYASAWAAQSAIDDYHADPNKVHVIPIGANLEQAPAAAIIEQKKKSDRCRLLFIGFDWQRKGGDIAFETLLALEQQGIEAELIVCGCVPPRKFSHKHMKVIPYLDKNDAKQYKELEQLYLSSDFLLLPTRNECFGLVFCEANAFGLPVISTFTGGVPEVIREGENGFLLPLHARGNDYARVIARLYSDEQSYNDLVRSSRKAFDDRLNWDAWGTAAGTFIIEMLQDRPEQAPGTVPTGAAGQKGPMKGLQ, encoded by the coding sequence ATGAGTGACGAGATCAAGCGTCCAAGGATTGCTTTTGTGACGCCGATGGACCCACGAGATAAACGAGCCTGGTCCGGCACCCTGTTTTATACGGCCCAGGCCCTGCAAAAATATTGTGGAGAGGTAATCCACATCGGCGCTCCGGCTCAAGGCAATTCCTCGAGCAAGCAAGCCCTTTATAAAAAGCTGCGGTTCTTGCTCAAGAAATACGCTCCTTATAATCCCTTCTTTTCTATCGGTAGAAAATATTTTGTGTGTGAATATAGAATATTTACCGCCAAAAGATATGCGAAGTTCGCCAATGCTGCCCTGGCAAGCCAATCGTTCGATGTGCTTGTCGCTCCCGCGAGTACGACGGAAATTGCCTTCATCCATACACATCTTCCCATTGTTTTGATAGAAGACGCCACTTTTGCGTCACTGCATAACTATTATCCGCAATATTCGGGCTTGCCGGAGCGCTCTGTTCGCTCTATGAATGCCCTTTCGCAGAACGCCATTAAAAAGGCAAGCATGCTTATCTATGCTTCAGCGTGGGCCGCCCAATCAGCCATCGACGACTATCATGCTGACCCGAACAAGGTACATGTTATTCCGATTGGCGCCAATCTTGAACAGGCTCCCGCGGCGGCAATCATCGAGCAGAAGAAAAAATCCGACCGCTGCCGATTACTCTTTATTGGTTTTGACTGGCAGCGCAAAGGCGGCGATATCGCTTTTGAAACCTTGCTCGCGCTGGAGCAGCAAGGAATCGAAGCAGAGCTGATAGTATGCGGATGCGTTCCCCCCAGGAAATTTTCGCATAAACATATGAAAGTTATTCCTTATCTGGATAAAAATGACGCAAAACAATATAAAGAGCTGGAACAACTGTATCTGAGTTCAGATTTCCTGCTGCTTCCTACAAGAAATGAATGTTTTGGACTTGTTTTTTGCGAGGCAAACGCGTTTGGGCTTCCGGTTATCTCAACCTTCACCGGTGGTGTCCCCGAAGTGATCCGGGAAGGCGAAAACGGCTTTCTGCTACCGCTTCATGCGCGTGGCAACGACTACGCGCGCGTGATTGCCAGGCTTTATTCGGACGAGCAAAGCTATAATGACCTGGTTAGATCAAGCAGAAAGGCCTTTGATGACCGCCTCAATTGGGATGCGTGGGGGACGGCCGCCGGCACTTTTATCATTGAGATGCTGCAGGACAGGCCAGAACAGGCACCAGGCACTGTCCCTACAGGGGCGGCAGGACAGAAAGGACCAATGAAAGGGTTACAATAA
- a CDS encoding sulfotransferase domain-containing protein produces the protein MKISSNARSGTRNFLHYSSQTYRVITGNLRLLPDFLIIGGQRCGTSSLYFYLIDHPFIAPAYTKELHFFDANYRKGFRWYRAQFPTTLEKYYTEHVRKQGFITGEASPSYLFHPLAPRRIAQSMPNVKLIVLLRNPIDRAYSQHWLNVKANGTEPLSFKEAIEAEPERIAGEREKMLADEHYISRTYRPYSYLTRGIYVDQLKYWMEFYPKEQFLILRSEDLYSKPAETVKTTLEFLGVPSSMIDTNKEYKKYKVPTKTGYKVKDSYPKMDPELRKYLVEYFRPHNARLKELLGRDFDWDK, from the coding sequence ATGAAGATTTCTTCTAATGCGAGATCTGGTACCAGAAATTTCTTGCATTATTCCTCTCAAACATACAGGGTAATCACCGGCAATTTGCGGCTGCTGCCCGATTTTCTGATTATCGGTGGACAACGATGCGGCACGTCATCCCTTTATTTTTATCTCATAGATCATCCATTTATTGCGCCCGCGTATACTAAAGAACTGCACTTTTTTGACGCGAACTACCGCAAGGGTTTTCGTTGGTACCGCGCGCAATTTCCTACGACCCTGGAAAAGTACTACACCGAGCATGTACGCAAGCAGGGATTCATTACAGGTGAGGCAAGTCCATCCTATCTGTTTCACCCACTTGCCCCAAGAAGAATTGCGCAGTCGATGCCCAATGTGAAATTGATCGTCTTGCTGCGCAACCCTATCGACCGCGCCTACTCACAACACTGGCTCAATGTCAAGGCTAACGGCACCGAGCCGCTTTCTTTCAAAGAGGCTATCGAGGCCGAACCTGAAAGAATTGCCGGTGAACGCGAGAAAATGTTGGCCGATGAACATTACATTAGCCGCACCTACCGGCCTTACTCTTATCTCACACGCGGCATTTACGTGGACCAGTTGAAGTATTGGATGGAGTTTTACCCCAAGGAACAATTTTTGATTCTGCGGAGCGAAGACCTGTATAGCAAACCGGCGGAGACGGTGAAAACGACGCTGGAATTCCTCGGCGTGCCTTCGAGCATGATCGATACCAATAAAGAATATAAAAAATACAAAGTGCCCACAAAAACGGGGTATAAGGTCAAGGATAGCTATCCCAAGATGGATCCCGAGCTGCGTAAATACCTGGTCGAGTATTTCAGGCCACATAACGCACGCCTAAAAGAATTGCTCGGTAGGGATTTCGATTGGGACAAATAA
- a CDS encoding glycosyltransferase, which translates to MQDPFVTIIIPTCNRPFLLGHCIEHVLAQPYPRKEIIVVDSSSNDESESVVARYPEVISVRIRGQHDNRPTAKNTGMTYASGDLICFLDDDAMVCPTWLDTVLEIHQDDTIGAAGGRVVRAPRPYADQQSGPPRMTVTKSGRVIWEGADLVSTERVDVDHLISCNVSFRRDALEQVGGFDPNYTITSLREETDLCIRVKKAGWRLVYEPKMEVTHYSARSQGYFMRQPVAQFSSGRNGVYFAIKQCGLTPQVLVDQLVVEPGKNLAKASSLAAMFMVGASAQIVGRAVGLGVGLKWMMSQKMRENADPKIQMRTRPVSEDTHESIADEDKSLV; encoded by the coding sequence ATGCAAGACCCTTTCGTCACCATTATTATACCTACCTGCAATCGTCCCTTTCTCTTAGGGCACTGTATCGAGCATGTTCTTGCGCAGCCATACCCGCGCAAGGAAATCATCGTGGTCGATAGTTCATCCAACGATGAAAGCGAGAGTGTCGTTGCCCGCTATCCAGAAGTAATCAGCGTGCGTATACGCGGGCAGCACGATAACCGGCCCACAGCAAAGAATACCGGCATGACCTATGCCTCTGGCGACCTTATCTGTTTCCTGGATGACGATGCCATGGTCTGTCCAACCTGGCTCGATACAGTACTCGAAATACATCAGGATGATACCATCGGCGCGGCTGGCGGTCGTGTCGTGCGTGCGCCCAGGCCCTACGCCGACCAGCAAAGCGGTCCGCCACGCATGACTGTCACGAAATCAGGGCGCGTTATCTGGGAAGGCGCAGATCTCGTCAGCACCGAGCGCGTTGATGTCGATCACCTGATCTCCTGTAATGTCTCGTTCCGCCGTGATGCCCTGGAGCAGGTAGGAGGCTTTGACCCCAACTATACCATAACCAGTCTGCGTGAAGAGACTGACCTGTGTATTCGTGTCAAAAAGGCTGGCTGGCGGCTGGTCTATGAGCCGAAGATGGAGGTAACCCATTACTCGGCGCGCAGTCAGGGCTACTTCATGCGCCAGCCGGTCGCCCAATTCTCGAGCGGTCGCAACGGCGTCTACTTCGCCATTAAACAATGTGGCCTCACGCCGCAGGTGCTTGTTGACCAGTTGGTTGTAGAGCCGGGCAAGAACCTGGCAAAAGCGAGTTCGCTGGCGGCGATGTTCATGGTGGGCGCCTCGGCTCAAATAGTCGGTCGAGCTGTGGGCCTTGGGGTAGGTTTAAAGTGGATGATGAGCCAGAAGATGCGCGAAAACGCCGATCCCAAAATTCAGATGCGCACCCGGCCCGTAAGCGAAGATACTCATGAATCGATAGCTGATGAAGATAAATCACTCGTTTAA
- a CDS encoding alkaline phosphatase family protein, giving the protein MRVFLFGVDGLTYRVLHPMMERGLLPNFQRLRDEGVEGILKSTTPPVTPPAWTSIATGLSPSKHGIYDFWEYEQSENGPIPHVMTHRKGGKAIWNVLSDWGKRVVIANVPMTYPPEPVNGIMLSGLMAPEMQANVTYPTALKEELLAEVPKYHIDINPAVSCGQRGDVFVDVLEMTRHRNAMLRLLLKKPWDFFFFVYTGADRIQHLRWDEIMAFHPMAVEYYQMVDEGLGMVLDELGPEDMLMVVSDHGFQGASRKFYLQEYLYRNGWLQMQGSNRTRAQLFGMVRAIARSLNIQKPARQIYRRLRHKQIEALANENHPAILPKIDWAKSRAWVQSTSGELAGYADIFFHDSVTEEEIEELTKALKDLRDPLNDQPLVIEAHREDAFGNGPFAPAQRHLVILSGENTSIYTQLGRISLWETRGNGHDVSTGIHHPDGIVYLYGAGVKKGTTIAPTHIYQVVPTILTAMGVPLPEDLDGKPMEEPFEKQLTAGAGTGGSELVKQKLKKLAARSS; this is encoded by the coding sequence ATGCGTGTATTTTTATTTGGTGTTGATGGCCTCACGTACCGTGTCCTGCATCCAATGATGGAGCGCGGCCTGTTGCCCAATTTTCAACGCCTGCGCGACGAAGGGGTTGAAGGCATCTTGAAATCAACGACGCCCCCCGTCACCCCTCCCGCGTGGACATCGATTGCTACCGGTCTCTCACCCTCCAAACATGGAATCTATGATTTCTGGGAATATGAGCAGTCAGAAAATGGACCCATCCCTCATGTTATGACGCATCGCAAAGGTGGCAAAGCCATCTGGAATGTCTTGAGCGACTGGGGCAAGCGGGTCGTCATCGCGAATGTCCCCATGACCTATCCGCCTGAGCCAGTCAATGGAATTATGCTGAGCGGCCTGATGGCCCCTGAGATGCAGGCCAACGTAACCTATCCCACCGCTTTGAAAGAAGAATTGCTGGCAGAAGTGCCGAAGTACCATATCGACATCAACCCAGCCGTCTCCTGCGGGCAGAGAGGCGATGTCTTCGTCGACGTATTGGAGATGACACGCCATCGCAATGCCATGTTGCGCCTGCTGCTCAAGAAGCCATGGGATTTCTTTTTCTTCGTCTATACCGGCGCTGATCGCATCCAGCACTTGCGCTGGGATGAGATTATGGCGTTCCATCCCATGGCCGTAGAGTATTACCAGATGGTTGATGAGGGGTTGGGCATGGTGCTGGATGAATTAGGGCCTGAAGACATGCTCATGGTTGTCTCAGATCATGGCTTCCAGGGAGCCTCCCGCAAGTTTTACCTGCAGGAATATCTCTATCGTAACGGCTGGCTGCAAATGCAGGGCAGCAACCGCACGCGCGCGCAGCTCTTCGGCATGGTCAGAGCGATAGCACGATCCTTGAACATACAAAAACCTGCCCGCCAGATATACCGCCGCCTGCGTCATAAGCAGATCGAAGCCCTGGCAAACGAGAATCATCCGGCCATCTTGCCCAAGATAGACTGGGCAAAATCGCGCGCCTGGGTTCAATCCACATCGGGTGAGCTTGCCGGCTATGCCGATATCTTCTTCCACGACTCTGTCACCGAGGAAGAGATTGAGGAACTGACGAAAGCCTTGAAAGACCTGCGCGACCCTCTGAATGACCAACCGCTGGTGATAGAAGCGCATCGTGAAGACGCCTTTGGCAACGGTCCTTTTGCGCCCGCTCAGCGCCACCTCGTCATCCTATCCGGCGAGAACACCTCCATCTACACACAATTGGGGCGCATATCCCTCTGGGAAACGCGTGGTAATGGGCATGATGTATCAACCGGCATTCACCATCCCGATGGCATCGTCTACCTGTATGGCGCGGGCGTCAAAAAGGGCACGACGATAGCTCCGACCCATATCTACCAGGTCGTTCCGACCATCTTGACCGCCATGGGCGTACCGCTTCCAGAAGATCTGGATGGCAAACCCATGGAGGAACCGTTCGAGAAGCAACTCACCGCCGGTGCAGGAACTGGCGGCAGCGAACTGGTGAAGCAGAAGCTGAAGAAGTTGGCGGCGCGATCCTCATAG
- a CDS encoding flippase codes for MSNQLEQKPGTLPQKQLHRLRLLPIVEFLDDEVTLKMPAFNGLHQHVDMMPTPLMGLEQWEAEQLLAPRRPAQVKSPDKISDDPDFEKLSTIPMMVLKDIAKKQGQSSPEMQSEISGAASNAAVVGLGNVVGFIFKYGNNLLIQRSLGAVNFGLYSVSLSIVTLVASIVDLGLDNAMIRYIAIYKGKQQSHLMRNLSLFCSVMVSITGMLGAFFVLFFGPWLSALFHKPTTAPILLIMAPIVPVTCLQNVWIGGLQGLKEFKRRVFVQRFLVPLVVFLLMLVVAAFFPNITWVAVITFISVMLSAVINLYFLFRAVNRADKQKALQEQHRYYEIRTWLGFAIPNFLTQVINTVLDSVDTLLLAFFVPALAIGQYAAAIKISGFILLPMVSLNVMFSPTIAELHARGENKKLAAMFKVVTHWTITLSLPVFIIAIIFSVPLLGLSGPSFVPAWPLLIALSTGYMVSAAAGAVGNVLLMTGHQRYSLFNSLAVVALNVVLGIILTSRYGAMGTAISTGLAIAVVNIIRLVEVRFLLKMHPYRWRMFKPLAAGAISAALVGILLYLLGLTHFALHVGKYTLSVQLALIPVFLLCYFRLIGLFKISPEDKIVVDRLRKRFGRGKGKKKGGRGGKQGLVRAFP; via the coding sequence ATGAGTAACCAGCTTGAACAAAAACCTGGAACCCTGCCACAGAAGCAACTGCACCGGCTGCGGCTGCTTCCGATTGTAGAGTTTCTTGATGATGAGGTTACGTTGAAGATGCCTGCGTTCAATGGATTGCACCAGCACGTGGACATGATGCCCACCCCTCTCATGGGTCTGGAACAATGGGAGGCTGAGCAGCTATTAGCGCCTCGCCGCCCGGCGCAAGTGAAGTCGCCGGACAAAATAAGCGATGACCCTGATTTTGAGAAGCTCAGCACCATTCCCATGATGGTGCTGAAAGATATCGCGAAGAAGCAGGGGCAATCATCGCCTGAGATGCAATCGGAGATTTCGGGAGCGGCCAGCAATGCTGCCGTTGTCGGCCTGGGCAATGTCGTCGGCTTCATCTTCAAGTACGGTAACAACCTGCTGATACAGCGTTCGCTGGGAGCCGTCAATTTCGGCCTCTATTCGGTCAGCCTCTCTATCGTCACACTGGTTGCCTCCATCGTAGACCTCGGCCTCGATAATGCCATGATCCGCTACATCGCTATCTATAAAGGCAAACAGCAGTCGCATCTGATGCGCAACCTGTCCCTGTTTTGCTCAGTTATGGTCAGTATAACGGGCATGCTAGGAGCATTCTTCGTCCTGTTTTTTGGACCCTGGTTAAGCGCTCTCTTTCATAAGCCCACCACAGCTCCTATCCTGTTGATTATGGCGCCAATCGTTCCCGTTACCTGTTTGCAAAACGTCTGGATCGGTGGGTTGCAGGGCCTCAAAGAGTTCAAGCGGCGTGTCTTTGTGCAGCGCTTTTTAGTGCCCCTCGTCGTATTCCTGTTGATGCTCGTCGTTGCCGCCTTCTTCCCCAATATCACCTGGGTTGCCGTTATCACGTTCATCAGTGTGATGCTCAGCGCGGTCATCAATCTGTACTTCCTTTTTCGCGCCGTCAATCGTGCCGATAAGCAAAAAGCACTCCAGGAGCAGCACAGGTACTATGAAATACGCACCTGGCTGGGCTTTGCTATTCCCAATTTCCTGACCCAGGTCATCAATACCGTCCTGGATTCGGTAGACACGCTCTTGCTCGCTTTCTTTGTGCCGGCCCTTGCCATTGGACAATATGCCGCGGCCATCAAGATTAGTGGCTTTATCCTCTTGCCGATGGTTTCCTTGAACGTGATGTTCTCACCAACCATCGCCGAACTGCATGCCAGGGGTGAAAATAAAAAACTGGCGGCCATGTTCAAAGTGGTGACGCACTGGACGATTACGCTCTCCCTGCCGGTCTTTATCATAGCCATCATCTTCTCTGTCCCATTGCTCGGCCTTTCCGGTCCCAGCTTTGTGCCGGCCTGGCCATTGCTGATCGCGTTATCCACCGGCTACATGGTCAGCGCCGCAGCCGGGGCAGTCGGCAATGTCTTATTGATGACCGGTCATCAAAGATACTCGCTCTTCAACTCGCTCGCGGTAGTTGCTCTGAATGTTGTACTGGGTATCATCCTGACGTCGAGATATGGCGCGATGGGAACTGCCATCAGCACCGGGCTGGCTATTGCCGTAGTAAATATCATTCGCCTGGTTGAGGTGCGCTTCTTACTCAAAATGCATCCCTATCGCTGGCGCATGTTCAAACCTTTAGCCGCGGGGGCAATCAGCGCCGCGCTCGTAGGTATATTGCTCTACTTGCTCGGCCTCACTCATTTTGCTCTGCACGTCGGCAAATATACGCTTTCAGTGCAACTTGCCTTAATTCCAGTATTCCTGCTCTGTTATTTCCGGTTGATCGGACTGTTTAAGATCAGTCCTGAAGATAAAATCGTCGTGGATCGATTGCGCAAGCGTTTTGGGCGCGGCAAAGGTAAGAAAAAAGGCGGACGTGGCGGAAAACAAGGACTTGTAAGGGCGTTCCCTTGA
- a CDS encoding glycosyltransferase yields the protein MQRMLFHAINHSGLGHLNRSIAVAQWLKAGIPNLQVLFLIEGGENFITPTGLPWIMVPGHNQASENENCEQITRNILNVFQPDVMMHETVLHEPIHRAVRDAGVKEALMANVGGLLRDELTHSLDRMNELDLLIVLQQRQEVAPEDQALIDQFTGKTLFAGPLVRQKDRFAGDALRKKLHLAEADQAILLTFGGGGYNLTGELLANTLAARSAILEQYPRAKLIVITGPYFSGELPAEDDFVCYASRFEPFLTDYLNIASAVVCMAGYSTVNEIAASGVPAVCVPAAEADDQVGAGNMEEYALRFPNIRIGSTATGDLAQQVISALGRERDLSVTQEFARRATAAAASIVDEIKTLF from the coding sequence ATGCAACGTATGCTTTTCCATGCTATCAATCATTCAGGTCTTGGTCATCTTAATCGCTCGATAGCGGTGGCGCAATGGCTAAAAGCTGGTATTCCGAATTTGCAGGTGCTATTCCTCATCGAAGGCGGTGAGAATTTCATTACTCCTACCGGCCTTCCGTGGATTATGGTACCCGGCCATAATCAGGCCAGCGAAAATGAGAATTGCGAACAGATTACACGCAACATTCTCAACGTGTTCCAACCCGATGTCATGATGCATGAAACGGTGTTACATGAGCCGATCCATCGAGCGGTGCGCGATGCGGGTGTCAAGGAAGCCCTGATGGCCAACGTCGGTGGTCTATTACGTGATGAACTTACCCATTCCTTAGACAGGATGAATGAACTGGACCTGTTGATCGTCTTGCAGCAAAGACAGGAAGTAGCGCCTGAAGATCAGGCGCTCATCGATCAATTTACCGGTAAAACCTTGTTCGCCGGCCCGCTGGTGCGGCAGAAAGATCGCTTTGCCGGAGATGCCCTGCGCAAAAAGCTCCACCTCGCGGAGGCAGACCAGGCCATTTTGCTGACCTTTGGAGGTGGCGGATACAATCTCACGGGAGAATTGCTCGCCAATACGCTGGCAGCAAGATCGGCTATCCTGGAGCAGTATCCGCGAGCAAAACTTATCGTCATTACAGGGCCATATTTTAGCGGCGAATTGCCTGCGGAGGATGATTTTGTCTGCTATGCCAGCCGCTTTGAGCCATTTCTGACCGATTATCTCAATATTGCCTCGGCGGTCGTGTGCATGGCCGGTTATAGTACTGTCAATGAGATAGCGGCCTCCGGTGTACCCGCGGTTTGCGTGCCCGCTGCCGAAGCCGATGACCAGGTCGGAGCAGGGAATATGGAAGAATACGCTCTGCGTTTCCCCAATATTCGTATAGGCTCCACTGCTACCGGGGATCTCGCGCAGCAGGTCATAAGTGCCCTGGGACGAGAGCGTGACCTCTCCGTCACGCAGGAATTTGCTCGCAGGGCAACGGCGGCTGCCGCAAGCATCGTTGACGAAATAAAAACTCTTTTTTGA
- a CDS encoding Mrp/NBP35 family ATP-binding protein — MSEAIIPQEHAKIQHVIAVMSGKGGVGKSLITALLAIALRRQGLQVGILDGDLTGPSIVSMFGPEIQLSVTGDGSIEPLVSEEGLKIMSMSLFLENEADPTVWQGSMLASAFKQFYSEVAWGELDYLLVDVQSGTSDVPMTILRSLPLDGVVIVSSPQVLATTVAKKTINMVHQFHVPMLGIVENMAYFMAPGEEYCEIFGSGHASELVSLANASLLGQLPLDPKLGVLADTGHIEEYHSQAYEALTANWLKALKIEQ, encoded by the coding sequence ATGAGTGAAGCTATTATTCCCCAGGAGCATGCAAAAATACAACATGTGATCGCTGTCATGAGCGGCAAAGGGGGCGTCGGGAAATCTCTGATTACCGCTCTGCTGGCCATTGCGCTGAGACGGCAGGGGCTACAGGTCGGCATTCTGGATGGCGACCTCACCGGTCCGAGCATTGTGAGCATGTTTGGTCCCGAAATCCAACTTTCTGTGACCGGTGATGGTAGCATTGAACCACTAGTAAGCGAGGAAGGGCTGAAAATTATGTCCATGAGCCTGTTCCTGGAGAATGAAGCAGACCCGACTGTATGGCAGGGATCAATGCTTGCCAGCGCTTTTAAACAATTCTATAGCGAAGTAGCCTGGGGCGAGCTTGATTACTTGCTGGTCGATGTGCAATCCGGCACATCTGATGTGCCCATGACTATTTTGCGATCACTTCCATTAGATGGTGTCGTTATCGTCTCATCTCCACAGGTGCTGGCCACGACTGTGGCGAAGAAGACGATCAATATGGTTCATCAATTCCATGTCCCGATGCTTGGCATCGTAGAAAACATGGCCTATTTTATGGCACCAGGAGAAGAGTATTGCGAGATCTTTGGCTCCGGCCATGCATCCGAACTGGTCTCATTAGCCAACGCTTCTCTATTAGGGCAATTGCCCCTTGATCCCAAACTGGGCGTGCTCGCCGACACCGGCCACATTGAAGAGTATCATTCGCAGGCCTATGAAGCTTTAACGGCAAACTGGCTCAAGGCGCTCAAGATCGAGCAGTAG